The DNA window AGCCCCTTGACAGGGGCCGGCCTCCCCTAAAATAGGGGGAGCTGTGGCGTGGGAGGTGAGGGATGCCGCACGTGATCTGTGAGCCGTGCATCGGCGTGAAGGACCAGTCCTGCGTGGAGGTCTGCCCCGTGGAGTGCATCTACGACGGAGGGGACCAGTTTTACATCCACCCGGAGGAGTGCATTGACTGCGGAGCCTGCGTGCCCGCCTGCCCGGTGAACGCCATCTACCCCGAGGAGGACGTTCCCGAGCAGTGGCGGTCCTACATTGAGAAGAACCGGAAGCTGGCGGGGCTGGAGTAGCGGGGCCGGCCTAAAGCGGGCGCACGTACCAGCTCAGCGTGGGCCCGCCGTCTTTCACGTGCCGGAATCCCTGGGCCTGGAAGAAGGCCTTGGCCCTGGGGTTGTGGCCATAGACCACCGCGTAAAGCCTTTCCATGCCGGTCAGGTGGTCCACAAGGTGCGCCAGGGCCCTCCGGCCGAGCCCCCGGCCCTGGTGGTCCTCCCGGATGAGGAGGAGGCTTAGGGTGACGTCCTGGGCCTCGGGGTAGTG is part of the Thermus islandicus DSM 21543 genome and encodes:
- a CDS encoding ferredoxin, which translates into the protein MPHVICEPCIGVKDQSCVEVCPVECIYDGGDQFYIHPEECIDCGACVPACPVNAIYPEEDVPEQWRSYIEKNRKLAGLE